The DNA sequence TTCATCAGGTACTCTGGTCATATTATGGCCAAAGGAAGACTGGAGTGCCCTCGCAACGCGTTCCGATCGAGTTTGCCGAGGGGATATATCGTCGACTATTAACATGGGCAGACGACTTGCCCTTGAACCTCGTACGAAGCGATTTAAGCAACCATGGCGTTATGATGATGCAGTATGTCTCGCCGACTGTGCTCTCATGCTTCGAGAGAGACTTGTGGATGGTAGTATCAGCATGTTAACCTTGATGTAGTATATATTTCCACGCCATCGTTACAGACGTTTTCAGACCCCTGCTCACCGATGCCGAAATGAGCAAGCCGCTTCGCCTAGGCTCGTTCACAGCGCCTAAAGCCACTCCGGAGGCTGCGTACTTGGCTTCTGTGAACCAGTTGAAGCGTCTGCTGCTCATGTATCGGCTCAACTTCAGGACAGCCATGTTCTCAGTGGTCTGGCAAACGGGCCTGATCTACGTGGCTAATGCTATGATGAGAGAGGTGAAGTCCAACAGTAACGAATGGCGCTACTACCTTTATCTCTGcatggctgggctggaggaTCTTTACGCCTCCTACCGGGTGTTTGGATCCATTGCAAAGGCCATTCTAGGCATAGCAATTGAACACGGTGCTCTCAGGACCTCGGAAGCACGGCGCATCACGAACGAGTTAGAGGACCTGGGTCGCCATCACACAGCCATCAAGCCTCTGGGCGATGGACGAGAGGTAGCCAACTGGGTGATCGATCTAGATCTTGCGATGACGGACCCCAGAGCCGCGCAAGGCAGTAACCTTGCGGAACGATtccaggagctcatcatcgaggaTCCCCCAGACCAGAGCCAATCTTAGACTTTTGGCGATCTGCATATTCAAGGCTCTATGGTTGATCTTTAAGGATGGATTAGAATTGGACTGCATGATTAGATACATGATCCGAGTTATTTTGGACGTCAGCAGATACCCTATTTACATAGAATCCCTTTCAACGTTCCTCAAGATGTTGTCCAAGACGTGCTCAGCCCATTGAAGATCCGGTGCCTCAGTTGACCACCGATGTATCGTCCACCGCGCCACCTCCAACGCATCCTTCCAGCGTTCTGGCATCGGTATCCTCCCGCTCTTGGCGGCAGCAAGCAACGTGAGAGCCCTCGTGATGCAACAACGTGCGACGTACCAAGTTCCATGGTGCCGGTTATGCCCAAAAATCCGGAACATGTGCTCAGCGGAGAGTTGGAGACATTTTTGGGCCAGGGGAAGGGCCTCGTCGTAGTGAGGATCGCTGGGGCTCTGGTGGATGACGTAGAAGAGCAAGGGTCTGTGAATCCATTCTCGGCAGCTGATCTCTCGGTTCTTGACAAGCTGCGCGAGCTCGTCGTTGGACATTGCATCGTCTTTGAGGTCGATCTGGGGTGGGATGTGAGAGTGCCTATCCCCTGTCAGCTTCATCGTTGAGATTCAGGGGTTCTCTCACCAAATGTCAATCTGTTCACCAAAGTCCTTGCACTGCTTGATGATATCGCCAATATTGTCGATCCACCCTCTTTCTCCATCACGAGCCATGACGGCCAAGATTCGATTGATCATTCTTCGGTATGAGATCTCGGCGAGATAGTAGAACCAactcttttcttcttcaggtACGATGTCGTCTCGGAGAGTGTCTAGGGCTTGGTTTTGAGCTGTCGGGGAGGCTAGCTCTGtaggaggggaggggaacATGTCGGGATAGTCGCAGTGTGCGATGCCGCTTGGTGGGAGAGGTATCTCTAGCCTTAACTCGCTACTTGATGTCAGTCGGCTTTGACATGATATTTGAATGCTTGACTTACTATTCTGACTTGACACAAGACCAGTATAGCCTTTGCTCTAGTCTATGGGTTTCGCGGGATACAGCGTGGTTTTCCGGAGACCTTCTCTGACTGCGTAACCAGAGGAGGTTGCGAAGATCAACGCAAGCACGGTGGAAATGAGACCATGCTTCAAGTGGTCGAAGGCAATACATCTCGTACACTCCGCAGAAGAATAGGCATTGCGTGTTAAGTAAAGAAGGCTGCAAAAGCCCCAGccgcttcttggcagccaggTAGTAGGATGATGCAGTATCTTGGTCTACGTAGCCAGACATGGAGGATCTTGCGGACACGGGTGTGCTGTTGATTCCAGGGTCAGTCTGGAAAGGTGCTGCGAGACATGCAAGAGCGCAGGATATCAACTGAAAACCATCAGCAAGGGCTTCGATGACGTGTGAGGGGGACATACCACAAGGCACGATGGTCCATCCCACCTGGGTCCATTCTCTGCGGCGTCTCTGACTTGAGCTTTATAGTCTGCCACATCCAAGATGGGGTTCTTCACGTGTACATAGGCCAAGAATTTCTTGGAGAGAGGTATGAAGTCGTCTTCTTGGACGCCCCTACCCAAGGAGCCAGTTCTTATATTCTCAGTCTGGCCGCTGTCCTCTTTTGCCGACTCCAAGATGAAAGAATGAACATCAGGCACCAAGCCCTCAAAGATTGGCCAGCGCAGGACTCCCTCGCAGTTGTTGGCAGCTGACGGGAAGTCAGGGATATCAAGTGtctggaggatgtcgatCTCGGGGAGATTGGTGGTGGTTTCAGCAGTAGGAGCAGTAGAAGTCAGGAAGTTGACTGACATGGTAGCCTCTGAGACCTGCCGTGAGACATCTGAGGGCTGAGCGATGACTGCTAGGGGTCGAGACTCCAAAAGTGTGACAACATGGTTGAGGCGGTCTAGGATGGTCAAGCTGGCCGGGTCGAAACTGTTTGTGAGTATCAGCAAAACGTAACCACTTTTGATAAGAATCCAGAAACACTGACGTCGAATAGTCCGATGTTTCGGGACCAGGGTATATGCATTGTGCTCCATTCTTGGAACAGAAACCACACGCCGGCCGAACATTATCGCACTTTGTCTTTCTCAACCGACAGCTCTGACATGCCGTCACGGCGCGTTTTCGCTGATACATGGCTGCCGTGCGTGCTCTCTTGTTACCCTGGCCCCCGGCGGCCCCGGACTGGGCCTGAGGCGCTTGATCTGCTCCATCTCTGTAGTTGAACATGGTGCAGTCTGGACagggagatgaagagtcGGGGAGTAGCGGAAGAGGTTTCTCGATCTCGGGCTTGTTCTCTGTGGGGAAAAGCCAGTTTTAGTCATGTCTCGGGGAGTGTCGGAGATAACTCCAAGTGCGGGGAAGTTGGAGGGTCACGAGAGCTGAAGACGAGGCCCTTGCAAATTTTAGGTGTGAACTAGGTGCGAATAGCTTCATGTTGTGGCTGAAATTGTGATTGATGAGTTTTGACAAGTCAGCTGAAGCTGCTCTCAAAGAACTAGGCAAACAATGACGACGTCTAGAAGACTGCTTGTGCTGAGTTGGTCAAGGTACTCAACACTTTATGAATATCTCGTGACCGCAACTTCAAAGGGCCCCAAGTTACAAAGAAACGCACAGAAAACACTTTAGATGCTGTCAAATTTATTTTTGTATACTTCCTTATCTAATCCTGGGGAAACTTGGCACCGCCCTGCCTCCTCACTTCATCCAAAATCTCAAGAACACGAACCGTCTCGGCCCAAGGCATGGTTTGGCTCTCAGTCCTTCCCGCCGCAATATCAACCGCCACAGAATCAGCCTCCCAGTAGAAGCCCTTGCCCGGTCGCTCAAACTCATACTTCTTTCCTTCGGTGTCTTCGTTCTTATACACTGTGAATGAAACAGGTACAGAGCCTGCCGGACCCTCGACGATAATGTAGCCGCCAGTTCCTTCAATGCGGCAGAAGCCAGTGGGAGTCTTGACTGATACGTTGGACGTGAGAATTCCCTGCTTTCCATCTGGATACAGCAGAATGATTGAAGATGCATAGTCGACGCCGTCAACCAGTGTTTGAGCCGCCGCAATCTTTGGTGTCTGCGCCTTCTCACCAACTCCAGGGTCGAGACTCACAAGACCCCATGTCAAACTGTATATGCCAATATCTAGCAAGCTTCCGGCTCCAAGGGCAGGGTTCTTAAGTCGTGATTCAGGACCCAGAGATTCGAGGTGCATGTTCATGGCAAAGTCGCAAAACACGCGTACGACATCGCCAATGACCTTTTCTTCGTGGACGAGCTTTTGAAGGGTCTTGACCAGCGGGAAGAAGCGTGTCCACATGGCTTCCATGACAAACACGCCCTTTTGCTTGGCAGCCTCAAAGACTTCCCTAGCGTCTCTAGCATTGAGGGTAAAAGCCTTTTCGCAAAGAACATGCTTGCCCTGAGCGATGGCGTCAAGGCAGTTTTGTTTGTGAAAAGCATGAGGAGTTCCGATGTAGATGATGTCGACATTGGGATCCTTGTATGTCTGCTCGTAGCTACCATACACGGTAGGAGCAGGAGTTTGGTTTGGAAGATTGGTCTCGACGAACTTTGTGCCCTTTTCGACTGAAGATGATCCAATAGCCTGGATATGGTGTGTTGCCCGGGCGTTATCCCGCTGGAGGGAGAGATCCTCGACGAACCATGACGAGATGAGGCCGGTTCCAATGATTCCCCAGCGAAGGGATGGCTTTTGTTGAGACATAATGTAAGATATGTGAGGTTTGACAAAGGAACTTTTCAACGTGAGAGTGAACAAGGTAGAAAGATCAAATGTATAAATAACGAGAAGATCGATGAATAATTCAACGTCGTCGGCTATATACTAGCACCACGAGTTAACGCCGACACTCCCCGATAGCTTCGAAGCTTCCCCTCATCCCCACTTCCTGTCAGTTCAGGATCGAAAGGTTACCCACAATCTACGGTTGATCTACGGATTCATGTCGGCCTAGAGGTTTGACCTTGAAATATGGGGTGTCTTTCTGATAGACTAATGGGAATTTACTTGCGATGCTGACGGTCCGGGATTATATGGGAAGCCAAGCAAGATAAATTCGAAACTCCAGCCACAACGAAACGAAGCAGCTATCAACAACAAATGTGATTACAGAAAGGTAATTTTGCCTAGATTGTATAGTATATCCTAAGCTGTGATGCCTTGTATGATTGCAAGAAGGCTTGTTCAACTATCTCCCACACCACCGCACCCAACCATCATGCGTCCTCACCTACCCAAACTACAAACACCTCCCTTAAGAAACAACCTCAAGCTGCTTGGCCCTTCCATCCTTCTCCCGAGactcttcttcatccacgCCGGACTCAACCTTGGCCAAACGATCGTGATCGCTCTGTTTGCCTTCAAAGACTTCCCTGATTTCCTCGAGAGTGTGGCCCTTTGTCTCGGGGAAGAGGAACCAAATCACGACAAACAAAATCGCCAAGATACAGCAGAAAACAATGTAGTACTTCCAAGCGATGGCCTTCATAGCAATCGGGTTAACCTGGTTGCCAACGATGAGACCGGTGAAGGACGAGATGTAGGTGATTGAGAGACCACGGGCACGGAGGGTGTACGGATAGATCTCGACGGGATAGGCCTGGAGAAGTGGCGTCCAGGCAATATCGTAGAACAGGTAGTaaatgaagatgaaggcaaCGACTGCCCGTCCTGTTGCCTCGTTGTGCGTGTTGACGAAATGCGAAGTAAGACCGGTCCAAACGACATAGGCAGCAAACATGCCAGCCGTGGAGACAAGGAAAAGAGTACGACGACCAAGACGATCGACCATGAGTGCTCCCAGGAAGGTAGACGCAAGCCAGTTGAAGATCTGAAGAAGACCGTTGATGAGAGTCTGGTCCTTGACCTTTGTGATGCCAATTGTGTTGAGGACGAGAACAAGATAGTAGCTGACGACTCCCACGCCGTTCCACTGAGCAAACCAACCGACGATGACAGCGATGAGAGTGCGTCTGCGGTTGGCGGGTGTGCGGACAAGCTCGACCCAGGAGGTTGCAGAGAGAGCTTCGGATTCTTGGGTGATGACCCTTTCGATCTCGTCCATTTCAAAGTTGACAAGAGGGGAATCAGCATCACCGCCAGCGTGATACTCTGCGAGGACCTTGCGGGCTTCTTCCTTGCGTCCCTGAGAAACAAGCCATCTAGATGTGTTAGTTGAGCTATGGTTCTGAGCGGCAGAGTATTGGGCAAGGCATACCTTGGCGACTCTGGGAGAAAGTACCAGGCCAGAAGCTGAAAGGCCGGCAAGGCTCCCTGTAGGAGAGATGGaattctccagctccaagtCGACTGGATCTTGAATGTGCCGTATGTGCACCAAGCAGCAAAGATGGAGCCAAAGTACTATAAAGTGTAAGGACGCGCACGAAACCGGAGTTGCAATAAACTTACAAAGAAGGTGTTATACAGAGCAGTCAACTTTCCTCGCTGGGTTGGATAGGCTAGCTCAGTAATAATAATGGGACTGGGCTGGCTGATGAAACTCGTAAAGAAACCCAGGAACGCTCTGGCAATGATGAAGCTGTGGATATCCTTGGAAAGACCTTGGAGGATGGCAAAGGCAATGCAAGTGATAAAACCGATGAGCATGGGCAGCTTTCGTCCCCAGCGATCGCACACATAAGACACGACAAACAAGGAGACGACCTTTCCGAGAGGATAGACAGAGTTcatgaggccgaggagggccCCCTCTGGGTTGTCAAAGTATTGACGCCATTGGGGGAGGGTCTGAAGTCCATTCATCATCGAGCCTGTCAATATGTTAACAATCAAGACTCAAACATCGGTCAAGAGGTAGACTATACCATCGTAACCAACGGACGCGGAAGAGAACAAGGGGACCAAGAGGCATAGGTTGAGCTTCAAGATATGCCAGGTTCTGTACCACGGCTTTGGGTTTTGGGGCAGAACCTGTTTGAGATTGGTTAGATCTGGCCAACAGTTTGTGATTGAGGATTGCTCACTCGGGAGAGTTCTGAGCCGACGGCAAGTTCGGCCTCTTTCTTGCTGAAGATGCCCATGATTCCCAAAGTTGAAGAATTGTTTGCAGAAACGAATCGAGGGCCTGATACTTGGAGATGTGCTTGAGGATCTCAAAACGAAGGGATCCGTGTCTCAATTTATCACCGTCGATCTCTCACCCAAATGTACCCCAGACCAGTCCAGATCTTGCTAACCGAGAGCAACCCTTTCCTCATGACCCCATGGGGAAGAACCAACAGAGCGTACACGGTAGTAACGAACCAAGGGGGGTTCGTGAGGGGCGAGTCATTATTCCCTGTCCGCGGAGTATCGGCAACGACCTCTAGCGTCGGGGAGTGTCGGTATGCGGGGATGGTTTTGCCAAGTCGGCTGTGGGGGACGGGATTGGTGTTTGATGCAtgcgagagaagaggaaagtAGTCAGCGAATTATACTGATGAATAAATGTCTAGCAATCTCGCATTTGCGAACTTGCTCCTTTCCAAATCACATCTGCATCTAAGAGCCTGAAAGGTGTACTCTGGCCAAGTTGATAGAATCATCGGCTCTCTTTCAAACCTCCACCAGATCCAAGTCCAGAACGCTCAGACGCAATGGGCAGCATTCCTACCCGTCAGCCTGAGAGCTCACAAGGCGACTCTCGCATCCTGCGCGTTGGCATCATCGGCTGCGGGGAAATCTCCCAGGTCGCACACATTCCCAACATCAACTTTCTCTCCCACAAGTTCCAGACGACCTACCTCTGCGACATCTCCAAACAAGCGCTGGCCCATTGTGCCAGAAAGGTCCAAGGAGGCACGCCAAAGACTACCATTGACCCCTCGGAGTTGTGCTCTTCTCCAGATGTTGATGTGGTCTTGATCGCCAACGCAGACGCGTATCATGTCGAACACGGCATCATCGCTCTTCAGAATGACAAGTACTGTCTCATCGAGAAGCCAGCAGCCCTCTGCTTCAGAGACTTGGACAGACTCGTCCAAGCTGAAAGCACCTCAAAGGGCAAGGTGTTTGTCGGCACGATGCGCCGCTACGCAACCGCCTTTATCGACGCCGTAAAGGAAGTCGGAGGCATGCAAAACATCCAATATGCCCGCGTCAGGGATATTATTGGACCCAACTCGGTCTTTGTCGACCAGTCGGGTACTTTTCCTCAAAAGTTTAGCGACTTTACGGAGGCTGATGGCGAGGATCGGTTGAAGCGTGAGACGGACATCCAAGAGCAGGCTCTTGGGAAGGAATTTGACGTCCCCATCAcgcccaagtccaagaggATGCTTCGTGTGCTTGGAGGGTGAGTTTCACTTATTCCCGAGACGAGAGATGACCTGCTAACAATGACTGTAGTCTTGGAACCCATGATCTCTCCGCCATGCGAGAGATTCTCGGCATGCCCAAGCGTGTCGCCGGCGCCTGTCTGACCTTCCCCGGCATCTTCAACGTCCTCTTTGAATACGACGGTTTCCCCGTCTCGTACGAGTCAGGTCTCAACGGCGTGCCCCAGTTCGACGCACACATCGAGGTCTACTCACAAGACAAGATTGTGCGCGTCAACTACGACTCGCCCTACGTCAAGGGTCTTCCCGTGACTTTGACGATCCGGGAAAGGATTGGTGACGATGGTTTCCAAGAGCGGGTCATTAGAAAGACGTACCAGGATCCTTACacgttggagatgctggagtTGTACGACTGTGTGATCGGAAACAAGACACCCAAGACGAGCGCGGCCGACGCGCGAAGTGATATTGAGTTGTTCCGAATGATCATCAAAGCGGATGAAGGTAGATACAAGGCCGAGTCAAGCTCCTAGAAACTAAATAGATTGAAGGTGTTGGTCCTGGTTCACATCACCCTCCCGCCTCGTGAATATAAGCCCTTCCACCGCCAACTTCTGtcacatacgaccatacccactggagaactcgggatcccgtccgctctcccatagataagccagtgaggggcggattagtagttgggtcggtgacgaccagcgaatccccgctgttgtatgtttttttgcccttctcgacgattttctttttggtgttgaagtcCCCGTGTCGTGCAGCAATATGACCTCTATGCCTCCGGACACATTGAAAGGCATGTTTTACTTTTGCCA is a window from the Fusarium keratoplasticum isolate Fu6.1 chromosome 5, whole genome shotgun sequence genome containing:
- a CDS encoding Zn(2)-C6 fungal-type domain-containing protein, translated to MFPSPPTELASPTAQNQALDTLRDDIVPEEEKSWFYYLAEISYRRMINRILAVMARDGERGWIDNIGDIIKQCKDFGEQIDIWHSHIPPQIDLKDDAMSNDELAQLVKNREISCREWIHRPLLFYVIHQSPSDPHYDEALPLAQKCLQLSAEHMFRIFGHNRHHGTWYVARCCITRALTLLAAAKSGRIPMPERWKDALEVARWTIHRWSTEAPDLQWAEHVLDNILRNVERDSM
- a CDS encoding Zn(2)-C6 fungal-type domain-containing protein; translation: MFNYRDGADQAPQAQSGAAGGQGNKRARTAAMYQRKRAVTACQSCRLRKTKCDNVRPACGFCSKNGAQCIYPGPETSDYSTFDPASLTILDRLNHVVTLLESRPLAVIAQPSDVSRQVSEATMSVNFLTSTAPTAETTTNLPEIDILQTLDIPDFPSAANNCEGVLRWPIFEGLVPDVHSFILESAKEDSGQTENIRTGSLGRGVQEDDFIPLSKKFLAYVHVKNPILDVADYKAQVRDAAENGPRWDGPSCLVVFDILRSCMSRSTFPD
- a CDS encoding MFS domain-containing protein, coding for MGIFSKKEAELAVGSELSRVLPQNPKPWYRTWHILKLNLCLLVPLFSSASVGYDGSMMNGLQTLPQWRQYFDNPEGALLGLMNSVYPLGKVVSLFVVSYVCDRWGRKLPMLIGFITCIAFAILQGLSKDIHSFIIARAFLGFFTSFISQPSPIIITELAYPTQRGKLTALYNTFFYFGSIFAAWCTYGTFKIQSTWSWRIPSLLQGALPAFQLLAWYFLPESPRWLVSQGRKEEARKVLAEYHAGGDADSPLVNFEMDEIERVITQESEALSATSWVELVRTPANRRRTLIAVIVGWFAQWNGVGVVSYYLVLVLNTIGITKVKDQTLINGLLQIFNWLASTFLGALMVDRLGRRTLFLVSTAGMFAAYVVWTGLTSHFVNTHNEATGRAVVAFIFIYYLFYDIAWTPLLQAYPVEIYPYTLRARGLSITYISSFTGLIVGNQVNPIAMKAIAWKYYIVFCCILAILFVVIWFLFPETKGHTLEEIREVFEGKQSDHDRLAKVESGVDEEESREKDGRAKQLEVVS
- a CDS encoding GFO-IDH-MocA domain-containing protein → MSQQKPSLRWGIIGTGLISSWFVEDLSLQRDNARATHHIQAIGSSSVEKGTKFVETNLPNQTPAPTVYGSYEQTYKDPNVDIIYIGTPHAFHKQNCLDAIAQGKHVLCEKAFTLNARDAREVFEAAKQKGVFVMEAMWTRFFPLVKTLQKLVHEEKVIGDVVRVFCDFAMNMHLESLGPESRLKNPALGAGSLLDIGIYSLTWGLVSLDPGVGEKAQTPKIAAAQTLVDGVDYASSIILLYPDGKQGILTSNVSVKTPTGFCRIEGTGGYIIVEGPAGSVPVSFTVYKNEDTEGKKYEFERPGKGFYWEADSVAVDIAAGRTESQTMPWAETVRVLEILDEVRRQGGAKFPQD
- a CDS encoding GFO-IDH-MocA domain-containing protein, whose product is MGSIPTRQPESSQGDSRILRVGIIGCGEISQVAHIPNINFLSHKFQTTYLCDISKQALAHCARKVQGGTPKTTIDPSELCSSPDVDVVLIANADAYHVEHGIIALQNDKYCLIEKPAALCFRDLDRLVQAESTSKGKVFVGTMRRYATAFIDAVKEVGGMQNIQYARVRDIIGPNSVFVDQSGTFPQKFSDFTEADGEDRLKRETDIQEQALGKEFDVPITPKSKRMLRVLGGLGTHDLSAMREILGMPKRVAGACLTFPGIFNVLFEYDGFPVSYESGLNGVPQFDAHIEVYSQDKIVRVNYDSPYVKGLPVTLTIRERIGDDGFQERVIRKTYQDPYTLEMLELYDCVIGNKTPKTSAADARSDIELFRMIIKADEGRYKAESSS